caaaacatgctaaagttttgtaatgcagtctacagttttgttctgagttttatccgaaacttcagtctaaacaagctaaagttttttagttcatttgctaaaacttcagtccagatatgcttaagtttttatcctgcagtttgtcaatagtattttattaaagaagggcaaaatcatctttttaaaatgcttttaacaaaaaaagagTATAACTTAAaagggggcgaccaaatagggcgccccatgcAACTTTTACCTTGTCCCATGAGCATAACTTCAAGATCAAAAATTAAAAGTGTTGTTACAGGAAAAACGACTAGCAACACTTATTAAACTTGAATCTACTCATGTGACAAGTGGGAATAAAAATTCAAGATCATCCACTTGAGATTATTTGTGTATTTCACCTCTTGAAATCGACTACATAGTGCCATTTCTAGTGAAAATAGCATTGACTAACAATTTTTCGGACTGGTAATCATAAAATAGCCAACATTTGCGAAGTCAttaaaaatagccattattttgcctaaacacgaaaagttccggcataatatgcgggattatggagctcctacatataaatttccagcatattatggAGCTCCAACACATTATAAAAAGTCCAGCGCTCATATGTAAAAAAATCCGAAcctcagcatattatgctggaatatttttaatttttttcagattttattttacatgaaaagtgataaaaatttgattacttttgaaaatattgctatttttcaattacctattgtaaatatggctatttttgattatttgtttcccaatttctaccatttttAGGTCCATTTGAAAAGAAGGATCTTGGCCCAAGCCCAAATTCCATTTCTTTTTCGGGCTGAAATGAGCTACAACTCGAAATTCTAAGCCCAAATATATAAAGCTTTCAGCCTCATTCTCCTCAACGCTCCTCTTCTACGTCTGAAAATAGCTCCCTCTCCATCTCTCTCGCTATGTGCGCAGAAAACTCCACTGTCTCTTTCTCCAACGCAATCAAATTGTACGTTTTCTCATTTTCTCTGGTCACCTCTCTTCTCTACATTTTTTCCTTTCTATATTTCTTTGATTTTACAAAAAACCATTCTTTTTCCCCAGATGATTTTATAGGGTAAAGCAAGAATTTTCGtggtgaaaaaaagaagaagaaaatttcgtGTACTGGAACACAATGCCGTGATTgatatccattttctaaatgaaatTTCACTTCGATATCATCGAGGTGGACCCCGCTATAATAATTAGTTGCATGGCACCTGAAGCTTTGAGTAATTAGGAAAGATGCTTGTTTGTTAATTCCATTTTGTTAAGTTTCTTGAGAGCTGATTCTGGTACTCTAATTCATGGCCATTTTTAAACATCTTTTCTGAATGACTACCTAGAATGCTGGTCTTGCACTTAATTTAATACTCCAACCTATTTACTTTTTGGTTCATTCCAGAAAGAAATGATCCCTTTTTAAATTTGGgaacaatttaacttaaacttacaattttatccttaatgagaagcttttataaccacacaaatactctggccctttttgacttgtttagggcCACAAATtacaaaagtcttcattttttcttatacTTTGttcccagtcaaacaggttcacatcaATTACAAACATAAATTACAACAGAGGAGTActtatgtttttatttatttatttattcagttaTAGGCACAAAAGTACACTAATAGTCCACACtcctccccccacccccacccccacccccaaattaaaaaataaagaaaaaaattcttAGGAGAAAAGGTTGAGTCTTTTAACCTCTACTTGTGCTGGTGGCAGGTAGCTCGGTGGAATAGTCGAGCTGCATACAAGTTGGCCTGGATACCACCATTGTAAGAAATAAAGGTTGAGTTTTTAAACAAGTGTGCCTCTATAAATTGGTTTGGATTTATTATTAGATTGAAAAGAGAAGCTAGTGACATGATATAATTTTGTGAAAAGaaagttagtttctctaaagaaaTAAAGAATCACATCTGTTGCTAGAAAAATTCacataattatttgtattttgcaTCTAACAGTTGGTTGCTGGTGTATGCAGTATATTTTAGCAGTTTTATCAAAGGCTTGGTTGAAGTGTGCTTTAAGCCCTGAAGTTAAGGACACGCATTGTTTAGGTGGCACCTTAGAATACCTAAGTATCAAGGTGTGTGTTTCTATGCGATGATCAAGTATTGGTGAAGTGTTGCTACTTGGTCCGACGCTATTGAGGGTTAGTCCTTGTTGTTCATGGGATTTGTCTGGAAGAATTATAGATGTAGCTGGAAAAATTGATTATTATGGAGACGTTTTGGTTGAATTATTTTGTTAGTAGAAATGGGAAATTAGAAATCTAGTATAAGAAAGCTAGTTGTTGATCTAAATGAAAAAATTAAAGTTGcatctttgaatttgaataaggGATATAATATGCTTTCTGACTCGATCGGCATGGTTTTTGCTGCATATATTTTACTTAATTGCAGTTTATCAATGCTTGGTTCATATATTTCGTGACATTTGCGACTGCTCCTTTCTACGCTTTTCACATATGACAACACTCTGTTCGAGTATTAGACCTAATGGCTTAGCCAAATTCCTAAATATTGGTTCTAGACATGGCCCACTGCATTCATAGATAACAGCATTGGAAGCCTTCCTAGCCGCCTACAGTGCAACCTGCCTACGGAAGACCGTAACTTAAGTTACTCAGTGCTCCATAAGTGGGAAATGAAGGCAGAATTTGATCGGATCCTCCCACAtgctcaattttttttttggataaccGTGGTATCCAGACTAGTTTGCGTGCACTTTGACTAATTCTATGGGATACCTTTTATCTCCCACCTGCAAGGATAATTTTTCTTCTAGGCTGGGGcaaatgggaagaaatcaccaagtGTTTTTTCCTCCGTTGgaatttgaacctgagacctcatggcTCTCAACCCAcctcattgaccactaggccacacccttgggtgcatGCTCAATCTATTTGTAGCGGTCTACTAGAGATTCTTATCATTACTGCGACCTTTATTTTGCTCATTCATGGAGTTGTATTTAGTACCTCAAAGAAATATGATTATCCAGCGTTAGTCAGTAATGCTAGTTGGTTTGGATTTAGGGCAATGTAGTAGCTTCAGTTTAGTTGTGAGTCAATTTCTCTCCACCGGACGTACTCCTTGGTGATCCATTCGAAAAATTACCTTTTGCCATTTCCAAGTGAGATAGAACTTTGATTTCAATTTCCAGTTATCTTGATGGGACCAGGGAAGAAATATAGAAGAAACCAGATGATTAACTTTCTCCTGTGAAACATAATACACTAGGTTTTTGGACCTGGTGGTGAGGAGAAAGTGAAATATGCTTGGAAAAGCTTCAATATTCTGCTTGTCTTCTTCATCCTTTAGGGTGGTTCTGACTTAACTCAGAAAGGTGTATTATCCTCATTCTTATCTTACGAAATCAATAATCTTTCATTGGTTGATGGCACATGGTAGAACAGATTTTCCTTTTCAATTGGTTGCAAACTAAGGGTTCTCAATCATCACATCAGTTGCAATGATTTGCACCTTTCTTTAGTTTTATCTTTTGTTATCTAGTCCTTTATAGTTGCAAACTTTGAATTGTTCATTTTGTGCTGTTTGGTAAACACATCTCATATTAACTGCAGGTTCACTGATTAAAAAAAAACCCACAAGAAAAAACAATGCCGACAAATCCAAGAGTTGCAAAAGCATTTCGTACTATGAAGGATATTGGAATCTCTGAAGAAAAGGTGAAGCCAGTATTGAAGAGCCTTCTAAAATTGTATGACAAGAACTGGGCGCTTATTGAAGAAGAGAATTACAGAGCACTTGCAGATGCTATATTTGAGAAAGAGGAGGCAGAGGTTCAAtctatccttttcttttttagtctttcttttcttctctttctcacacTTTCTATTCTACCCtgaaatttctttatttttcctgtataaaaaatatttatttgcttAGTACGAATTTGAATATTCTTGCTTTGTGTCATTTTTGCAGGCAGCAGAAAGTAAGAAGCCGGAGAATATTGAAGTACAAGCTCTAGTTTGGTTGCCTGTATTTTGTATATGTATTCATATTGATGTCTTTTCTCATTTCCCTTCACCTTATCTTGGTGCCTTGTCATGTTTCTAGCAAGAGGAGGTTTTGGAGGAAGAAGCAGTGGATGAGGAGCCTGAAAGACCCTTAAAGAGATCACGATTAAGACATCAAGAAGGTCAAGCTTCATCTTCTGCTAACAATTCTAGCTCTGTTTCAGCTGGGGCTTCATTCAAAATGCCGAAAGTGGAGGAGGAAGCTGAGCTACCTGGAACTAATTTCCAGGGTCGCTCACAAGGCCCTCAGCTGAATAATAGAACATCAGCAGCTGAGTCCCTATCTGTCCCATGTCTGACATATGCCAGAAACAAAGGGAAGCAACCAGTCTCACCTAAAGCTTCGATGTTGCCGGAAAAGTCTGGTCCCAGTCAGCCTGCTGGTCCTGAGAGATATCAGCCTAATAGTGATGACAGAGTGGAAAATGATACTAATTCTCGGCGGAATCATCGCAAAGGGAAGGAACCTCAAACAGCTCAAATCATGCCCAGGGAGAAAAGTTTAGTCCTTGGGAATGCTTCTCATGCATCAAACCTCAAAGAGCCACAGGGTGAGCCTGGCATCGAGCTGTCTCCGAAACAGAAGATGTTGGATACTCATGCTTTTGTCAAGCCTAAGGATGAACCATATGATCTTGATAGCCCACAGTTCGAGGTTCCTATTGCTGTTATTCACCCTGGTATGTATTCCCTCAAATAGCAGGACTTTGGTCCTTATCATGTCACAATTTAAATTCTTCATGCTAGTTAAATTTTCCTCGGCGAGTAGAGCTAGTGACTTTTCTCTGTTGAGGAGCTAGGCTCAATACATATCTCTAGATTGGTTTACTAGTTTACTAATTGATGTCCTGGGATGGGTGCCATATGGTTCCTCATCATTGTGCATTTATTGAGTAAATATAAAATTTGAATAAGAACTCTCGCTGTCCCATATTTGTTTGTTTGGAACCATTTCTTTTTCTGTCATATCTCTCAAAAAGATTGGTACTTCCTATATTTAGGAACTCCTAATATTTATCTTCCCTGTTTGCCCTTAGTGAGATGCTATGCTAGATGTTGATGTTATTTGTGTGGACCCTACTATAGGGATACTTTTGGTACTTTATACATATTAAGCTTATGTGTCAAAGGTCCTCTATTTCCTAAACTTTCTTCCAATCAAGTTGTGCCAAACAACTTGGTATAGAGGTAAGATTACCTTATAATGTCGTTAGTGGATGTCTCTTGGGAAATTTTTTAGTAACATCTTAGCTAACAGTTCTCCTTTCTAAAGGCCATTTTTTTGGATTCTGTAGAGccatcaaacaacaaaggttctTCAAGTGGTAATGCCTCAAGAAGAGAGCCAGAAACTTCTGAAACCTTAGCAGCAGGACTGAGAGGCGGAAGAGAAGCAGATGAGGACATTCCAACTTCATCAAATGGACTGGAAACAAGTCATGAGCTAGTAAAAGTGCAGAACAGGTGTTATTCTAACATACATATTGCCTCCTCAACTTTTGGAGAGGTAAAAGTCTCTATAGGTTGTGACTCAGCTCTTGGTAGATCAGACTTCCATTTGCCTAGTCTAGAGGCTGTTCTGAAATTGGTGGAGGctaaatgtcttaaatcatacaAAGTCCCGGACCCTAACTTTTCTGTGACAAAGCTGATGAAAGACATGTGTGAGTGCTTTTTGGAACTGGGAAGTCAGTACAATCATGAATTGCAAGAAACTAGAAATGTGGATGCAGAAAATGATATTGGTTATAGAAGCATTGCTCTAGTTTCTTCAAATGGATCTATAAATTCAGAACTTGATTCTGGTGAGGCTCAACCAGAGAAACCACAACTCCCTCCTCCTTGTAATGGTCACACTAATGGCACCAAAGCTGATCAAACAACATCTGAGGGGAATTGTGGTAGTGCTCCAGGGATTAATCAAAATATTCTTGAACATGCTACGTCTCAGAGTTCGGGGCCTCTAAGTGGATGTATAGAACTTGCTGGTATGGAGGCTCAACCAGAAAAACCACAGCTCCCTCCTCCTTGTAATGGTCACAACAACAGCACCTCAACTGATCAAATAGCATCTGCGGGAAACTGTGGTAGTGCTCCAGAGATTGATCAGAATGTTCTTGAACATGTTACTTCTCAAAGTCCGGTGGCTGTGTGTGAATCAACTCCAGATGAAGCAGTTTCTTGTTTTGTTGAAGATATAACCAAGGGGCAAGAGAAGGTTATGATTTCATTGGTGAATCAAGTTAATAGCAAAAGCCCGCCACCCTTTCACTACATAGCTCAAAATGTGGTTTTCCAGAATGCATATCTGAATTTCTCTCTGGCTCGTATTGGTGATAACAACAGTTGTTCAACTTGCTGTGATGATTGTTTGTCACTGTCAACACCTTGTGCATGCGCATACGAAAGTGGTGGTGATTTTGCTTACACAAAAGAAGGCCTTGTCAAAGAGGAGCTTCTTAAAGAGAGTATTTCTATGAATCGTGACCCTAAGAAACACTGCCAATTCTTTTGCAAAGAATGCCCATTGGAAAGATCGAAAAACGAGGATATTATAGAACCTTGTAAAGGTCATCTAGTGAGGAACTTCATCAAAGAGTGTTGGTGGAAATGTGGCTGTAATAAACAGTGTGGGAATCGTGTGGTACAGCGAGGTATTAGCCGCAAGTTACAGGTAAGAATTTGTGGTTGATGTTGGAATGGTCTTTGGTAATGTGCCTGATGCAGTAAAAACTCATGCATTATGTTTTTGAGGCACACTTTTGCTGTAATCTGCTATACTTTTTTGAGCTGCTTAGAAATCATTTTTGTTTCTTAgtgattacttttaaaattatttttgatgttttgtATTAACTTCATTTAGGATTTTGCTGGTTTTACTTATTTCAGGTGTTTATGACTCCTGAAGGGAAAGGGTGGGGCTTACGTACCCTTGAGGACCTTCCAAGAGGTGCTTTTGTTTGCGAGTATGTGGGAGAAGTGCTTACGAACGCAGAACTATTTTCTCGCGTTTCACAAAGCCCCAATAGTGAGGAACATTCTTATCCTGTGCTGCTTGATGCTGACTGGGGTTCAGAGGGCGTCTTAAAGGATGAAGAAGCCCTTTGTTTGGATGCGACATTTTTCGGGAATGTAGCCAGGTTTATCAATCACAGGTAAGTACATAGTAGGATCTTATGTTTTAACTGTCTTTTGCTGATTTTCTCCCCCCACCTTCAACTTTCTTTTGGGTATCAGTTTtgtgtcaattttttttttaatttactcgTAGTCTAGGAGTTATAAGTGTTGTACATTGACTATTTGTTCAGATATCAGGCGGTACGTACTTGAATTAGTTCTGGATCTTTTCTGCATTTTAACTTCTCAAATGCTGATGGaaacctttttccttttcttggtatatttgaTGATTCACTCGTGTTCAGTCGGCATAAAACATTCACATCCTTAGTAATAAATTCTAcgcatgttttctttttcttattcctGCATCTAGCCACCTCTGACTACTCTGTCTCTAAAAGCATGCACACATATTTGTGTGCCTTGAAATTTGCATATTATTACCATTTCAGAATCCGTTattgtttcccattccccttttTGAAAGTAAAAGCAGAAATTGAGGGACAAATGAAAGAATGATAGGAAACAATAGCCGAAAGAAAGCTATGCATTTTTTGCGTATTAGATATATCCATCACGCATAAGTGTCACTAACCCGTGTCAGTGCATGTGATTttgttttattgttattttggtccagatgttttgattcaaatatgGTTGAAATACCAGTTGAAATAGAGACTCCAGATCACCACTACTATCATGTAAGGAACTTTGTGCTTCTGGATCTTTCACTTCGTCCTCAACATTCACTCTAGCTCTTCAAACTAACGGTTTTTCTGGATATCTCATGTGTTGTTTGATGCAGCTTGCCTTTTTCACTACAAGAAAGGTTAAGGCATTGGAAGAGCTCACTTGGGTGAGTAGGCTTGAGCTGGTTCACACATGCTCATTGTATTCTACTGCCCTTGATTTTTTGTGCTTCTGAAATATATCTGTCTATTCTATACTATCTATATataaattctctctctctctatatatacacacacatacacaataGAAGTTTAATTGGTATCTGGACATGGTTGTTTGTAGCACAGTGATCTTCGTTTATAGTAGAAATAACAAAATGGCTCGACTAGAActatgcccccccccccccccaaaaccccaCGCCTCAAacgaaaatagaaaaagaataaTGAAAACCCAGACTTTCTTGTAAAGAAAAGCTTCATAGATGGATTGATGCTGCTGAACTTTGAGTACTTCTAGTCTAATTCTTCAAAGCTCGAAAAAATGTGATTTATCCAAGTATGGTGCATCTTTGATATAAAGAACATCACCATGATTTGAGGAAAAAAACGGATTGATGCTTCTGAACTTTGAGTACTTCTAGTCTAATTCTTCGTAGCTTCTTTTTGATATTTGacagtatattttttttttttggatttggtTCTTTCAGGATTACGGTATTGATTTTGATGACCATGAACATCCAGTAAAAGCATTTAGATGCCAGTGTGGTAGCAAGTTCTGCCGAAATATGAAACGTCCGAGAAGTAAGTTTTTTTTCCAGAACATAAGGTTTAtctatcgttttaagaatttgggTTTGCAAGTCAAAGTCTCCATCTTGCTTTGCTAGTAAAAGTTGGTAGCTGCTGCATGGGTTTGGTCATAAATTggatgaattttcaaagaaaaaaaatatatatatgcaatTATATATTCCTCAATTATTAGGCtcgaataaaacaagaaaaagagctTTTAGCATTGAAGAGTTTTGAATTGGATATTGGTAGTCTTGGCTAGAATTAGTCTAATGACATGTTTGCAATTTCCTGAAAACTGTCCATATGCACGACTGATCATTTTATTGACGTGACCTGCAgtgcttttatatatatatatatatatatatatatatatatatatatatatatatatatatatatatatagagagagagagagagagagagagagagagagagagagagagagagattatgaATCTGGCATTTTCATAATTGACTATAACTCTTATCAAAATGGATGACTGCTTGATATTTAAAAGTCCCTAtagtttggggggggggaggggaggggaacTTAACCCTGTTTGCAAGATGTTACAATAACAGCAATCTAGGGCGGGTAGGTAAACACTTTGCATTTTGCATTTGATGAACCTACAGAAGCTGCTTCAGTGTCCTACCTTCAATGAAGTTTAGGGTGAGACTTTGCTTTTGCACCATAATATTTATCTCCAGTTAGCAAGCTATTATCATCAATATTCAACCAAGTCATCATATAGGTTAATCTTTGTTTTATTGCTCTGTCACTGAGTGTCATGCTACCATGTAGGATCCAGAGCAAGGAGAGGATGGTAATTTCTGACCTTGGTTGATCCAGAAAGCTGTTATGACTGGAACTACCAAGACTCCGTGATTATTTAGAATCTTTAAAGGGTTCTGGTGAACTTGTGCAATTGTGTAGACTGCAGAAGGGCTAACATATTTGTATTTGCAGAATAGTATTTGTGATAGAATTTTCAAGGATATCGCGAGTAAGCTAGATCTGCTGCCTTTCTTGTTGTATATTAGGATTCTTTGGTACATTTGATTTGGTGCCGGAGGGCTTGGCCTATGTTACCAACGCATGGATACCACAGCATAATGTGGTCTAGGTCACGCGTTTAGCCTGAAGATGCTGAAACTTACCTTTATAACTCTCATTCTTAAGCTCATAATTGCTGCTTGGCCACTTCTTTTAGTTCTCAGTTTGTCCGTGTTATTACTTTTTTAAATCGAACCTTGCATTTTCATTTGTCTTCTTTCCCTATTGATTACGGAAGTGGAAACTGGAAACAGCGCTAGAATATAGCTCTTGGTTTTTCATGTGGGATTAAGTTGTAGTAGATTGATGGAATGTTAATCATGGTTACgaatatgaagtatattaaaggtAAAAAGTAGTCGTGATTAAGTGAAAAGTATAtgtaaaaaatatacatatattcaTCTATTTATTGATTTGGTGTAAACACTTGATGTGGGTAACAATTTTTTTACATGGGTTCTTTCAACATATTGTCGTAGACAAAATTTGTTGTTTGTTTATTTTCACGGTCGGACGTTGCTAACAAAACTTGTTGGAGACATCATCAAAACTAATTgttacactagacaaaataaaactaacaaattaaatgaGGAAAAATAAGTTATATCTTCGAATTGAAAAGTAATGGAGACGGAAACACAGAGGGATTAACAATGCAAGACAGCAAAATGACAACTATGCAACATTCAGCTCTTAACTAATAATCTAATATCAACAGAATACaaaagataaatatttttgaTTGGCAAAACTTGATACAAACCGGGAGGACAAAAACTTGCAGAGGTTGTTTTCTCCTATGTCGACAACAAGTACATGGGAACTCTGTACATATGGTTGTACAACATAacaaatacatatatacacacacactacaTTTAGACTTATGAATAGATATAGGTGTAATGTCACCACGACTTGTCTCTGTCTAAAACTAACCAAGGTAGTCAGGTAAGCACACCATCTCAAAACATGAATTTAAGAAATAGAATGCTGCACAACTTTTGCCTCCGATTGTAGGGAGCCTCTATTATGCGGCGTGGAGAGTACTTCATCCTCGCAACCACTAGGCATGAGAGGCTTAATACCCCCTGGATTCAATGGGAACAGAATATTGTAGTAACCTTCCATCATTTGCCCCATATTGCAAGTTTCTGCAACCTTTGGTATCTGTTCAACAGTTAAAACTCACTGTTATCCTACAAGCTTACTCTGCTGCAAACTTGCCACTTCTTAATCATCTGGTTTATCATCCTTAGTTCCAGTGATTAAGTACTTTCTTTTTGATAAATAGTTCAAATTACTAAGTACTATAAATAATAAACAGGCTAAAAGATTATATATATGTCTTTGATAACGATGGTGTCCGAACCAAAGTGCGTAGTACATCTCGAATATTCCACCAGTTACCTACTATTTCCCACCATCATATGCCGAGTAACACTATCCACCAAGCTTAGGCAAATGGGATAAATCACCTTTTGTGTTTTGTCTCGACGAGAACTTGAACCGTGTTCTACCATGATTTTTACCAACAAATGCTAGGCCACACCCTTAGCTGCCAGACTAACTGACGATTTACCACAACAATATCCCGAACCGTTAATGTTAtaaatgtttaaattaattatattAGAAGGGGAACCTTGGGGCAACAGTAAAGTTATCTCCATGTGACTTataggtcacaggttcgagccgAGGAAGCAGTCACTAATGCTTACATTAAGTTAGGTTGTCTACATCGCACTCTTTGGGATGCGGCTAttccccggaccctgcgtgaGCGCGGGATATCTTGTGCACAAGGCTGTCCTCGATCGAGACACTATGTTCAAAGGGCTCTTTTTTCTATTGAACATATGCGAGAAAGAGATTTTAGTACCTGATAAATGTCTCTGAGATATCCATGAAGGCTAGGAAATTCAATGAGCTTCTTTTTGGTGCATTTGAAGAGCACATTGTAGACGACATCAAACCGAATCAAAGTAGTGAACAAGCATACATCTGCAAGTGTCAAAACATCCCCACATAAATACCTTGATCCCCCCAAATGATCCTCCAACATCTCCAATGTTCTAAACAACCCTTCTGCTGCCTTATCATATGCTTCTTGACTTTGTGCAAATCCACACCTATAAAT
Above is a window of Nicotiana tabacum cultivar K326 chromosome 8, ASM71507v2, whole genome shotgun sequence DNA encoding:
- the LOC107830449 gene encoding putative inactive histone-lysine N-methyltransferase SUVR2 gives rise to the protein MPTNPRVAKAFRTMKDIGISEEKVKPVLKSLLKLYDKNWALIEEENYRALADAIFEKEEAEAAESKKPENIEQEEVLEEEAVDEEPERPLKRSRLRHQEGQASSSANNSSSVSAGASFKMPKVEEEAELPGTNFQGRSQGPQLNNRTSAAESLSVPCLTYARNKGKQPVSPKASMLPEKSGPSQPAGPERYQPNSDDRVENDTNSRRNHRKGKEPQTAQIMPREKSLVLGNASHASNLKEPQGEPGIELSPKQKMLDTHAFVKPKDEPYDLDSPQFEVPIAVIHPEPSNNKGSSSGNASRREPETSETLAAGLRGGREADEDIPTSSNGLETSHELVKVQNRCYSNIHIASSTFGEVKVSIGCDSALGRSDFHLPSLEAVLKLVEAKCLKSYKVPDPNFSVTKLMKDMCECFLELGSQYNHELQETRNVDAENDIGYRSIALVSSNGSINSELDSGEAQPEKPQLPPPCNGHTNGTKADQTTSEGNCGSAPGINQNILEHATSQSSGPLSGCIELAGMEAQPEKPQLPPPCNGHNNSTSTDQIASAGNCGSAPEIDQNVLEHVTSQSPVAVCESTPDEAVSCFVEDITKGQEKVMISLVNQVNSKSPPPFHYIAQNVVFQNAYLNFSLARIGDNNSCSTCCDDCLSLSTPCACAYESGGDFAYTKEGLVKEELLKESISMNRDPKKHCQFFCKECPLERSKNEDIIEPCKGHLVRNFIKECWWKCGCNKQCGNRVVQRGISRKLQVFMTPEGKGWGLRTLEDLPRGAFVCEYVGEVLTNAELFSRVSQSPNSEEHSYPVLLDADWGSEGVLKDEEALCLDATFFGNVARFINHRCFDSNMVEIPVEIETPDHHYYHLAFFTTRKVKALEELTWDYGIDFDDHEHPVKAFRCQCGSKFCRNMKRPRRSRARRGW